The following coding sequences are from one Paenibacillus sp. JDR-2 window:
- a CDS encoding FecCD family ABC transporter permease yields the protein MNIKQRTKRRKLVLSIAPVLVIASLLLGLMAGSVPVALEDIWHALTARGESPQDTIVFDLRLPRVLIGLLTGACLAASGAILQGVMRNPLADPGVIGVSSGAGLAAVITMVLLPQFSYLLPAAAFLGALISSVIIYTLSWDKGASPGKIVLAGIALNALIGAVMNGVMVMYSDRIQAVLPWLSGGLNGRSWHHLSFMLPYAAVGLVLSFLAIKPVNLLMLGDDSAKLLGQKVEMQRMLLILLASLLAGTAVSVAGLIGFVGLIVPHAIRLMIGDDYRYLMPASILGGSALVALADTAARTVLDPVELPVGILLAVLGAPFFLYLLRKRSNWR from the coding sequence ATGAACATCAAGCAACGTACCAAACGTCGAAAACTCGTTCTCTCCATCGCGCCGGTCCTCGTTATCGCAAGCCTGCTTCTTGGCCTTATGGCGGGCTCCGTGCCTGTCGCGCTCGAAGATATTTGGCATGCCTTAACGGCCCGGGGAGAATCGCCCCAGGATACGATCGTCTTCGATCTCCGGCTGCCCCGCGTTCTGATCGGATTATTAACCGGCGCTTGTCTTGCCGCCTCCGGCGCTATCCTGCAGGGCGTCATGCGCAATCCGCTTGCCGACCCCGGCGTGATCGGCGTATCCTCCGGCGCTGGCCTGGCAGCCGTCATTACAATGGTTCTGCTGCCGCAATTCAGCTATCTCTTGCCGGCGGCAGCCTTCCTTGGCGCCTTAATATCATCGGTCATCATCTACACGCTGTCATGGGATAAAGGCGCTTCCCCGGGCAAAATCGTGCTCGCCGGCATTGCCTTAAACGCGCTGATCGGGGCTGTCATGAACGGCGTGATGGTCATGTACAGCGACCGTATTCAAGCCGTGCTGCCTTGGCTGTCCGGCGGACTAAACGGCAGAAGCTGGCATCATCTCTCCTTCATGCTGCCTTATGCGGCGGTAGGCCTCGTATTGTCGTTCTTGGCCATCAAGCCTGTTAATCTGCTCATGCTCGGGGATGATTCCGCCAAGCTGCTCGGGCAAAAAGTAGAAATGCAGCGCATGCTGCTTATTCTCCTTGCCTCCCTGCTGGCCGGAACGGCTGTCAGCGTTGCCGGGCTGATCGGCTTTGTCGGACTGATTGTCCCGCATGCGATAAGACTCATGATCGGCGACGATTACCGCTACCTAATGCCGGCATCCATTCTAGGCGGCTCAGCGCTTGTCGCGCTGGCTGATACGGCCGCCCGGACGGTGCTCGATCCCGTCGAGCTGCCCGTTGGCATTTTGCTGGCCGTCCTTGGAGCACCGTTTTTCTTATATCTGCTTAGGAAAAGGAGCAATTGGCGATGA
- a CDS encoding ABC transporter substrate-binding protein, with amino-acid sequence MRNRLSLVAAVAAIIVISCCACGNTASPAQAGSEIAIKDFTGRSLGFNHVPERIVALGNGETDIIYALGGNLVGRPTSELPQSLEALSEVKQIGTAHEVDLEKITLLHPDVVLGNSPMNTKDIPTIESIGSKMLLTSANSVQEITQQIELFGELLQKEDRANELVEQINGQLAEYKAAAATNGPKVLLVYGAPGTFMAALPSSLGGNILELAGGINIAADYPRLQSYPQYAQLSNERIVQANPQYIFIMTHGNAEQVKESFLKEMADNAAWNNVDAVKQGHVEILPNDLFGTNPGTRVMEALTLMRDQLSAS; translated from the coding sequence ATGCGTAATCGCTTATCGCTAGTAGCAGCCGTTGCGGCCATTATCGTTATAAGCTGTTGCGCTTGCGGCAATACTGCGTCGCCTGCCCAAGCAGGCAGTGAAATCGCGATCAAGGACTTCACCGGAAGAAGCCTCGGCTTTAACCATGTTCCGGAACGAATTGTTGCTCTTGGCAACGGCGAAACCGATATTATCTACGCGCTTGGCGGCAACCTGGTAGGTCGCCCTACCTCCGAGCTGCCTCAAAGTCTGGAAGCCTTAAGCGAAGTGAAGCAGATCGGGACGGCCCATGAGGTCGATCTCGAGAAAATTACGCTGCTGCATCCGGATGTTGTGCTTGGCAACAGTCCGATGAACACGAAGGACATCCCGACCATCGAGAGCATCGGCTCCAAGATGCTGCTTACGAGCGCTAATTCCGTGCAGGAAATTACGCAGCAAATCGAATTGTTCGGCGAGCTTCTTCAAAAAGAGGACCGGGCAAACGAGCTCGTGGAGCAAATCAACGGCCAGCTGGCTGAGTACAAGGCAGCCGCTGCGACAAATGGACCAAAAGTGCTGCTCGTATACGGAGCTCCCGGAACGTTTATGGCCGCCCTTCCGTCTTCGCTTGGCGGCAACATTCTTGAACTCGCCGGAGGCATCAATATCGCCGCTGATTACCCCCGCCTGCAAAGCTACCCGCAATACGCGCAGCTTAGCAATGAAAGGATCGTACAGGCGAATCCGCAATACATATTTATCATGACGCACGGGAATGCGGAGCAGGTAAAGGAAAGCTTCTTGAAGGAAATGGCGGACAATGCGGCTTGGAACAATGTAGACGCGGTAAAGCAAGGGCATGTCGAGATTCTCCCCAATGATTTGTTCGGCACCAATCCGGGAACCAGGGTCATGGAAGCTTTGACACTCATGCGCGATCAATTGTCCGCAAGCTGA
- the isdC gene encoding heme uptake protein IsdC, translating into MKTRIGRIGAWIFSLMVIIACIPAYAAAASSLEAGSYSADYVVLRAEDDSASIANDYWEKPATVTVAGNGATVRMTINHSKWVKEFSVPSGSGSYTAVKVVSTDEAADKRTVEFRTEDLSKPISAKIHVTVEDIGYDHKYTIRFSFDTNSFKLIKAAEKPAEKPTETPKETPKETPKETPAADKGASTGTGTANPSGSKEPSPSPASTAKPTSTEEKGASGTAAAGSSDSKGNSEAVGASATKEPSATPAADANSPEASEAPGTPEDSTAVGEPGAAEASDSGSNEAAAAGSAGDADAEAVSVPLAEEALQPADDNGRNLKVIYILAAVIIAGAVMFIVQRRKRSTRQ; encoded by the coding sequence ATGAAAACAAGAATAGGGAGAATAGGCGCTTGGATCTTCTCTTTAATGGTCATTATCGCCTGTATTCCAGCTTACGCAGCCGCCGCATCCTCATTGGAAGCCGGAAGCTACTCGGCCGATTACGTGGTGCTCAGAGCCGAGGATGATTCCGCGTCGATCGCCAACGATTATTGGGAGAAGCCGGCGACCGTCACGGTTGCGGGCAACGGGGCTACGGTCCGGATGACCATTAATCACAGTAAGTGGGTGAAAGAGTTCAGCGTCCCGTCGGGAAGCGGATCCTACACCGCCGTGAAAGTGGTGAGCACGGATGAAGCCGCGGACAAAAGAACGGTCGAGTTTCGGACGGAGGATCTCTCGAAGCCTATTTCCGCCAAGATCCACGTAACGGTTGAGGATATCGGATACGACCATAAGTACACGATCCGATTCTCTTTTGATACGAACAGCTTCAAGCTGATTAAAGCCGCCGAGAAGCCTGCGGAAAAACCGACCGAGACGCCTAAAGAAACGCCGAAGGAAACACCAAAGGAAACGCCGGCGGCTGATAAAGGCGCAAGCACAGGCACCGGGACGGCAAATCCGTCCGGCAGCAAGGAGCCGTCGCCTTCCCCGGCTTCAACGGCGAAGCCAACCTCTACGGAGGAGAAGGGGGCAAGCGGCACGGCGGCAGCAGGTTCCAGCGATAGCAAAGGGAATTCTGAAGCGGTTGGCGCATCCGCTACGAAGGAGCCGTCAGCCACACCGGCAGCCGATGCGAATAGTCCGGAAGCGAGCGAGGCTCCAGGCACGCCGGAGGATTCAACCGCGGTGGGAGAACCGGGTGCAGCGGAAGCGAGCGATTCGGGCAGCAATGAAGCTGCAGCCGCAGGATCGGCAGGCGATGCCGATGCAGAAGCGGTTTCAGTTCCGCTTGCTGAGGAGGCTTTACAGCCGGCAGACGACAATGGCCGGAATTTGAAAGTTATTTATATTTTGGCTGCCGTCATTATAGCCGGGGCAGTGATGTTTATCGTCCAACGGCGCAAACGTTCGACCAGACAATAG